The proteins below come from a single Zea mays cultivar B73 chromosome 8, Zm-B73-REFERENCE-NAM-5.0, whole genome shotgun sequence genomic window:
- the LOC100272661 gene encoding uncharacterized protein isoform X1 — translation MDAKKFLQLVEEKKRRILEKKEAPLKWQQKLEAAVNVKADAEAKAKKLKSRKHRRRGDSSSDSDSDYDSDVDRKHRRRKDRRRNKKHEHSDSDDARRGKRRSKKGSDSSDESNREYESGSEEEHTKKKRLHRRRHHRHSSRSDSEDNSDEEERRSAKDHSQPRRRHHQSSDDGSDKVRLRHGKRLRSSDENARPDSNSHKHLRSQSLEESSDDRDDDGPEKIRNGKRYHKNHHRHHHHHRHHRHHHERHNNSAEPNDRRQVLKDDQRALEGSSAD, via the coding sequence ATGGATGCCAAAAAGTTCCTGCAGCTGGTCGAAGAGAAGAAAAGGAGGATCCTCGAGAAGAAAGAAGCCCCACTAAAGTGGCAGCAGAAGCTAGAAGCAGCAGTTAACGTCAAAGCTGATGCAGAAGCGAAGGCGAAAAAACTAAAATCAAGAAAGCATAGGAGGAGAGGAGATTCTTCCTCGGACTCTGACAGTGACTATGACAGCGATGTTGATCGGAAACACCGGAGGAGGAAGGATCGTAGAAGGAACAAGAAGCATGAGCATTCTGACTCTGATGATGCCAGGAGAGGCAAGCGTAGGTCCAAAAAGGGCTCAGACTCAAGTGATGAGAGCAACCGTGAATATGAAAGCGGGTCTGAAGAAGAACATACAAAGAAGAAGCGTTTGCACAGAAGAAGGCATCACAGACACTCTTCAAGGTCAGACTCTGAAGACAACAGTGATGAGGAAGAGCGGAGATCTGCCAAGGACCATTCTCAGCCCCGCAGACGCCACCATCAGTCTTCTGATGATGGCTCGGACAAGGTCAGGTTGAGACATGGGAAGCGTCTGAGATCAAGTGACGAGAATGCTCGGCCAGATTCCAACAGCCATAAGCATCTCAGGAGCCAATCCTTGGAGGAGTCATCAGATGATAGAGATGATGATGGACCAGAGAAGATAAGAAATGGCAAAAGGTATCACAAGAATCATCACCGTCACCACCATCATCATCGTCACCATCGGCACCACCATGAAAGACATAATAACTCAGCAGAACCTAATGACAGGAGGCAAGTACTGAAAGATGACCAGAGGGCCCTTGAAGGTAGCAGTGCAGACTGA